The Hahella sp. HNIBRBA332 genome window below encodes:
- a CDS encoding DUF1127 domain-containing protein: MKTAIRLAQNAQQAETLDLLTKLKKLTRRWRKQARTRRELANLNDHLLRDLGITEEDRRQEAGKPFWRN; the protein is encoded by the coding sequence ATGAAAACCGCAATCAGATTAGCACAGAACGCACAGCAAGCAGAGACATTAGATTTACTAACCAAACTGAAAAAATTAACACGGCGATGGAGAAAGCAGGCCAGAACCCGGCGCGAGCTGGCTAATCTGAATGACCACCTGCTCAGGGATCTGGGAATTACCGAAGAGGATCGGCGTCAGGAAGCCGGCAAACCTTTCTGGAGAAATTGA